The DNA region TTGAACAGTCTGGTGGAGCAGCTTCAGCTTCGTCTTAGAGAACGCTGCCATCGTGTGGACACATGTGGAACCAGCTTCACCGCACCTCTCTGCagcggggtcaaaggtcacgccGAGCCTCACAACAGCAGGGCAGACCAAGTCCATAAACCCATCAGAGGACAGTCCAGAGGACAGTCCAGAGGACAGTCCAGACCTGGTTTTGCTGGTCGACtttctctcagctgtcagcCACTAAAATCAATCTGAACTCATTTGTTCGACGTTTCATCTCTGAATTATTTTATTCCATCTGGAAAAGACTTTTTCTGCCTGAAGATAAAATtagatgtttttgtttccatcCAGCAGGTTCATAACTTTCATCTTTGCTTTCTGCCTTCTCGAACGTCTCAGACTCTGAACCTGCTCGCCTGATGGCGTCTGATGTTTCTCATAAACTGAGCTGAGATGTGCTttagagcagcagctgatttcttCTAAATGAAGATAAAATGATGGAACGGCTCGTTTCAgattgagtatttttatttttcccgcacaaaatgaaaactgcttTAGTAGAAGGTGTTTGGTCTCTTGGTGGTGAAGCGGGGCTTGTGCTGGCGGCGCAGGACCCGGTGAGGCAGAGGGAACTTGATCTTGGAGTCCTGCAGGAGGAACGAGAGGAAACGTTCAGTTTGAGACAAGCGAGCGGTGAACGAGCAGTGAGGTCAGTCAATCTGTCGCCAGTTTCAGAACCGCCAGGTTTGAAGATGGAAGCTGGAAATCTGGAAGAGGAATCTGGCTTTTTGTCTGGCGGGTTTTTGATCTGGAGCTGACAAACATGGAGGCAGCCCAGAGAGAGACCCGCGACCACGGCCACGACCGGCAGGCGGCGCCGGCCGGTCAGAACACATCGAACGGCGTCTGAAGACTCACGTGGAACTGCTTTATGGCAGGTCTGCGACACTTGTTGGCGGCGATGACCTGAACCTTCATGATCTGGATGGAGTGGGCGCGAGCACGATGGCGAGCTCCCATGTCACGATCTGATGGACGAAAGACAGGAGACACAACTTTATCGACACAGCAGCTTGAACACAGGCACGTGTTGAAAGAGGTGACTGACGGACGCTGTCTGAGGTAAAGTCACGTTTCATCAACAGAGTTTCAATGAGCCGATCCTCCATAACGAGCACAGACCAACAAAAACCTGCAGGAGGATCTAAACTTTGAAACGTTTATATTTATAATCAGCGTGGTGTGTTTTTATCGCTGATCTGTGGCAGCTGCGATGCTAACGTCCACATGCTAACAGGCCCACAATGACAAAGCTAACAAAGCTAAGAAGCAACAAAGCTAACGACAACTGAGCCTTTAATGAATCCAGTTACAGCGAATCACAGCTGCTTGTTCAATCAGTCACACTGGACATTGTGGCTAACTCCACCTGTTCATCACTGCAggtggtgtgtgtctgcgcgtgtgcgtgtgcgtgtgtgtgtgtgtgtgtgtgtgtgtgtgtgtgcgcgcactcACAGCACTGAGTGACGGCTCCAGAGGTGGTCAGgtctctgtactctctgtacATGTTGTGGGTGCCGCTGCGGGAGTCGTAACGCAGCCAGATGCCAAAGTTCTTCACCTTCTGGGGGGTCTTCTCGTGGACCTGAAGGAGTTCAGCAGCAGGACGTCAGTTTTACTCAAACGATGCAGATATTCTTACAAACACTCAGGATATTCAGTCTTTATCAGACTCCTCTGGTGAGTTTCTGCTGACAGACGTCAGATTCATGACAGAAGTGAATCTGTCTGATGTCACATGTCtgatgtcacacaaacacaccgagGAGACATCGTCCAGATGTCCAGATCAACACAGCTGACGCTGAGGACGAACAGGtcattcagcacattttctATGTCACAAATCAAGGTTTGAAAGCTGTGAAATGACATTTTGGAAGGCAGTGACGTCCTGAAAGAGGACGAACAGACGAGTCCAGTCTGACGGGTCGTTTCTGAAGGTCGCTGTGTTTAAAGTGCAGGtgctctgctctttctttcacacGCAGCTCATCCCTGAAgtgttcaggaacatttcctgcacCGCTCATGTGTGAACGATTAACATTCAGGGAAATCTGTGCCACCAGATTCCCCCTCGAGGCCCAGTGACATGTAAAGACGGACGTGTAAAGACGGACGTCCATGAGACGCCATCACCGCCGACAGTGACTTCAGGTGTGACTGATGCACGTCGCTcgtctctgctgtcagaaaaCTGACTTCACGGTCAGTTAAAACCTTTATTCTTCATTATTTAAACAGGTGATGTTTCAATGTTGACCCCTGAATTCACTTTCAAAGGCACGGCAGCTCAGAGAAAGGCGACAAGGGTCCGTTTCTGTGTGCACACCAGACAAAATCATACCACTGAGCGATACGGCCTTTGGGTTTGGGTGCAGACGAGTGAAGACAACGAGCTGAGGAGCTTTAAATTTGTGTGTGGACTGACACCAGAGGACGCAGGACGGACATCTGTGTGGTTCAGAAACATACCAGGCCACAGTAGACTGTCTCTCCAGAGgccttcttcatcttcctcagctGGGAGACGAAGTACCAAAAGCGGGACTTGGCCACGACGTGGTTGGGGGCGAAGATCCTCATCCGGTACAGAGGGGGGGTCGGGTTCTTGGCGGAGGGCAGCAGACGCCCAACGACTTTATACTCCCTAAGCTGCAATGAGACAAAGTGTCATCTGTTAGGACACACGAGCATCACATGAAACACACCAAGGCATTTAAAGACGTGATTGTTGACCCCTGAATTCACTTTCAAAGGCACGGCAGCTCAGAGAAAGGCGACAAGGGTCCGTTTCTGTGTGCACACCAGACAAAATCATACCACTGAGCGGCATGGCCTTTGGGTTTGGGTGCAGACgagtgaagacaaagaggaCGGACGGTGACGTCCTGTGAGGACGAAAGTACTGGCACGTCCACTGTGTTACGTCCTTCTGTTGTTAGGCTTCAGGTGTTGTAAATATATTCTGTTGAGTGTAAAATCTGGTCAAATGTCAAATTCATGCACTCTCCCTTAAACTTCAGTTTTAACTGCAGTTGAGCAGCTGCTCCGTTTGAAGACTTTGACcacctttctttttgttttcagccttttcttcaACATTTTCAGTCGACTGAGTGTTAACAGAGCTGCATGAGCCCAGCGCAGGCCTGCAGACCCTGTCAAAGTCTTATTACAGTTTCAGGTGTGCAGGTTAGAGCACAGCATCTGCACATCCTGTTTCTAATGAAACAGTTGACTCTGCTTCATTCATATAACAGTTACAGTTATCGGTGTGATTTCTGGTCTCAGTCACAGGGATCACGTCTATGGAAAAGCTCCAGTGTTGACAGTCAAAGGAGAGCTCTGCTTGATCActacacacaccaacaacactgTGAATTAAAGCCATCaaaaacagtgtgtgagcagcaaACATGTGGAAGCCTGTTAGCAGGTTAGGTGTTCTGCAGTAATTAGCATCGCCAGAAAACGAACCTGCCAACGAGCCTAACTGTAAGCCTGCACGGCGCGGAGGCTTCAAACAGCCAACAGCTTACAGACCTCACTGAGATTAAAGAAGCTGCTCAGTAACAGCTACACGTCCCGTGATAAAATCCACGTCGAGCGCACCGGTAAACACACTTCAGCACCACACTATTagcggctaacgttagcctccATACGAGCTGAGTTAGCTTAATGAACTGACTAAAAGCCGCTCGTGCGGGACGTTAAGCGGACAATATATCTCAATAACTAATCAAATAAAGATGTTTCAGGAGCTgttgctgcttctcctctgctgttagTGAATGtttatcatttaaaatatgGCTAAAACTGTGTAACACACACGGTCCCATTTCAAGCCACGGTCGTCCACATGGTACCGCGGGCGCCATGTTGTAGCCGCAAAACGCATCGGGACGAAAAAGACTCAATTTATAACTTAAACAGGGAGTTTTTGGAGACATAAACGCATAAATCAGACGATCATAACGTTATGATGCTACATCGGGTGATATATTCCGTATGTTGTACGCATATATCGGTAAATAAAGAGTTTTACGTACTGTGCCGGACGCCTTCATGGTGTCTCTCGCTCACTGCCACAGTAAAAGAGGAAGCAGTAGGGCGGAGCTTCCGGATGTCAAATGGACGGAGGACTGGCAGGAGGCGGGTCTACCGTGCCGACGAGGCACCGAAGATGGTTTCATGTTCGTGAGGCGACCGTTAAATCAAAGTTTTATGTTTGTAAGAGAAAAATTCTGCAGCAAAACACCGCACAAAACATCAACACTGACACAATACAAATACCATACAACTAAATGAAAACCGTTTTAAAGTTAGTTTATCCCGTCATGATCCATTCTGAGCCCTGAGGGTGAAGGCTTTCCACATATTCATCCTCTGTgtggaaaataataataataataataataataataataataataataataataataataataacaaacttaacttatacagcacttttcaaaacaaagttacCAAGTGCTTAACATGGTTGGAGCAGGATTAAAGCATCAGGActacaatggaaaaaaaaaaaaaatcagaccattgaaataaaacagacataACGTAGAATAAAATACTTCCTAACCCCCTAACCcgaaacaacagcagcagcaacaacaatgattataataatagtaatatgTTAAAAATCACACCATCCTCTATGGAATCACACCTTGATGTGACGTTTCAGTCAGTGAGGTTTGGATGTGCTGGCAGCTGAATTGTGTTCCCTTCATAGGACAGACCAGGtattttccagtctttatgctaagctaagctaattggccAGTGGCTGTAGCCTTGCAGATATATTTGAGTGGTATCGAGCTAACATtgctttacatttacatttacattaacatttaaaaactgcatgtgTGGTGTGATACATGTGGGTTTTGGCATCAGTAAACTATGTAGAAACATCAATTTTTTCCTGCTTTAACAAAGAATAAAAGTTTCAGTAATTTGAATAAGGGTTTTAATTCCAGACAAGGTTTTTACTTTGATTTCTAGTCCATTTTTCATAACTTTGTGGAGAAGCATCGCTCAGATCACAGAAATAGTTGTCCCTTTACGAATCGGAAACTAGCTTCAGTCTCTTGAAGGTAAGCTAAcatagctaacgttagcaaacagcaaacatctgTCCGCATGAAGACAAGTCCAGCACAAGTACCTCTCCATATATCACATATAATATAACTGTGGTCGCACCTCAAAAAATAGTTATTGTATGTATatattaatattcattttataAATTTCTCATGAATATCTAGACTTTTCGCCGACGTTATTAATGAATCGCTTCCTGCGGCTGTGACCCGGATGCTCACTGAGTGGACACGCCGCACCGCCGCTTCTGTCGTGTGTCGGTGAGTGTAGCCGACATGCAGCTTGATTTCTGGTGAATTCTTAACGGCTCCGCGATGACTGGACGGGAGAAGAAAAACACCCGATGAATTAAGTTTTCTTTAAGGTGAGCTTTCCAGAACGTGCCGTCTGTTTTACTGTACTTAGCTTGATAAGAGCGGCTAACGTTAGCGGAGTTTGTCATCGTGAGATTTTCACAGCGATGATGTGATTGAAGGAGGCGAGCGAGACATCAGCAGGTAACGTTACCGAGCCGTGataaacaagaacaaaaaacacgATAAAGCTGCTCTCATCTCAAACACGGCCAGTAACGCTGTGAATGAAAGCTTCCCGGCGGTGACCGGGGTTTTGTTAACTGCCACACGGTCACGATTACTAACTTAGAGCAGGCGAGCTCCGAAGCTAGTCGGCTAACGCTAGCTTGAGTTAGCAGCAGTCCGCtatgttgtgtctgtgtgaagttgTTAGCTTGTAGCACCGCAGTGTCAACTTTTTGAGCAGTGTCCCGGCTGTCAGGTCGCACCTTCATCCACAACATGTTCCGTTTTGTCGCCGTTTAAAGCGCTTAAATGTCCAGCGGAGGTGTTTTATTTGTGGCGGTAAAGCCGTAAACGGGACATCGTGGCTCAAAGTGTTGACGCTGCGTTGCATCATGTCGGCTGGCGGATGATGGCTGAGCTGTCAGCTGTATTGTTCACCCTCTCCGTCCTCCATCGGTTCAGTTCAAAGCTGCACATCAGCTGTCAGTGCGGATTCGTCATATTTGAGGCTTTGTTGGCATCCATGAACACAAACCAGAGCTGACTCACTCGTGTCCTTTCTGGCAGCTCACCTGGATGTGGCCTTGTGTGACGCACAGGTAACCCAGCCCTGTCATTTGACTGTTCATGTGTTGATTTCTCAGAGCCATCAGACAGCGGCTGAGTGCTCATGTGGGTCTTCCTTCAGCAGTGATGTGCTTTGGTTTGATTTCGCCCCAGTTTGAGGCTCTCATGGAGGATCATCACTCAGCAGAGCTTCACTCTCTCTGAAAGATAAATCTGTGAAAAAGCACAATCCACAAAGACTCTGGATGAACATATATTCGGTCCACTGAATGATGAAGAATATTTCCAGctcagtttcctctgcagaggtGGCTGGTGGTTACCTGCAGGGGAGCGCTGGCTTAAAACATGttctcatccctccatctttgAGGACTTCAGAGAAACTCTCCATCCTGACTGACGTTAGAACGTGATCTGATCACATGACGTCCGCCGTGCGCACACCTCAGGTGAAAGGTCACCTCAGTGAACTCGTGTTCAGTGGCTGGAAACAAGCTTTCCTTCTGCAGATCGTCtggaaactgaaaagaaaagcttGAACTCGTCCTAAATGTGGATGAAAGTTGCTGAGTGACTTATTTTCTTCATGTGTTCCTGCTGGACTTCTGCTGAGTGGAGATCAGCTCCTCAGAAGGAGATTACAGACCTGTTGATAGTCAGAGATGTTGATTTACCTGCATGTTGATTATTTGGGCTGGGCTGTGTCCCTTTGTGAAGGCAGAGAGTGGACAAACAGAACAACGGCGGTGTGATGCAGCGGGTTGGCGTTTGGACGCGTGTTGTCCTGCAGCAGAGCGAGCGCAGCTCAGCGCTCTTTGTTTGATTACCgcagcttttctttccttttgccAGATGAGAGAAATCTGCccgacagcagcagagaggagtgaACCTGCCTTGGAGGAAAGCTAACCCACGAATGGCCTGCCAGTCTGTCGCTGCAGTCATGGACGAGCAGGCCCTGCTGGGGCTCAACCCGAACGCCGACGCCCGCTACAGGCAGAGGGTAAGTCGGCCATGATCGAACAAGATCAGTCAGCACTGTAAGTTTAAGCAAACCTGCTGGTTTGACGTGAGTGTGTGGCGTCGGCGTGTCTTTGTCCAGGCCATGGCGTACTTCGAGCAGCTGAAGGAGTCTCAGGACGGCTGGGAGGTCTGCGCTGAGGCTCTCGCTAAAGGCGTCTACAGGTGAGCGTCAGACcgtgtcacttcctgctgcCGCGACCCTCGTCTGATCCTCAGAGTGTCAGAGGTGTTGAAACGTGTTTCTTGTGTTGTTTCAGCGACGATCACGTGAAGTTCTTCTGCTTCCAAGTGTTGGAACATCAGATCAAGTTCAGGTGAGGAGGACGAGcgtctgtctcagtgtctcatGAGTGATGATGATCCAGCAGCTCAACCTGCGCTGCTCTTTGTGTTGCAGACACGCTGGTCTGAGtgcagttcagcagcagctcatcaggGAGACTCTGATGAAGTGGCTCCAGTGTCAGGTGGGCCCGCCTACTTCTACCTGTGGCCTGTGCTGCGGTTAGAAGTACTTTACTTTACTTCAGCATTTCCATCTTGCAGTACTTTCTTCTACTCTTGAGTTCAGAGACgtgttgttctgtctgtctgtctgcgtgtaCACATGGAAAATAAAAGGTTTCTTTTCTGTGATGATGTTTAATGTGTCGCCGTCCCTGAGACGCTCCTGCTGACGTGTTCTTCATCCCTCAGCTGATGAACGCTCATCCTGAGAAGCCGTTCATCAGGAACAAAGCGGCTCAGGTGTTCGCCCTCACCTTCATCATGGAGTATCTGACTCTGTGGCCCAAGTTCGTCTTCGACATCCTGTCTCTGGTGGGCCTGAACCCTCACGGCGTCGACATCTACTTGAGGACGCTCATGGCCATCGACGCCGAGGTGGTGGACAGAGACATCCTCCACTCGCCCGAGGTAACGTCACAACGCGTCGTTGTGTTCATGCTTCATCCTGTTCTTCAAACGTCACAATCTGATTCTGGATCAGACGTTTTGCAGCCTGAGCTCAGAGTCTCCGGCTAATTGTCCTGAACGTGTCCTCCAGGAGACGCGTCGAAACACTCTGATCAAAGACAGCATGCGGGAGCAGTGCATCCCCCACCTGGTGGAGTCCTGGTTCCAGATCCTGCAGACCTACCAGCAGTCCCACCCGGAGCTCACCTGTCAGTGCCTGGAGGTGGTGGGAGCGTACGTGTCCTGGATCGACCTCAACCTCATCGCCAACGACCGGTCAGTCAGAGTCCTCTTCATTCACACTGATCCCAGGTCTGCCTCTGCACCGCGCAGACCTGATCAGAGTGCAGAGCGTCGAGGTCACACGGGGAACGTCATGTGACTGCACGCTAAGCTCTGCTGTTTGGGCTTCTCTCATGTTTCTTCCTTCTGTCATGTTGACGTGTTCTTGCGAGTCGTTGCAGCTCTGATGTTCAGACTCTGGCTTTCAGCTTCGTGAACCTGCTGCTGAGCCAGATGTCTGTGGAGGAGCTCCGCGAGGAGGCCTGCGACTGCCTGTTCGAGATCGTCAACAAAGGGATGGACCCCGTGGACAAAACCAAGCTGGTGGAGAGTCTGTGCCAagtgctgcagtctgctggcTTCTTCAACGTGGAGCAGGTCGGCCTCCGCCCGTCACAGCTGCACGCGTCACGTGATGTTAAAAAGTTCTCTGACATTCAGATCAATGAGAGTATGACCCGACTTTGACCTCGACTGCACAAAAATAAGATGGCAGCAGCTGCAAGTGTGAAGCATGAGCAGAAAATACAAATCGTTTTCCTCGTCATTTCTGTTCTGATCAGTTTCTTCTGTGAAGTCTGTTTGtaaagtgtttgtgaatgtggaGCAGAGGTTGTGAACGCACCCCGCTGAACGCTGGCGCTTCCTGGACACAGCGTGTTTGATTCCCTCTTCCTGTCTTGTCAGGAGGAGGACGTGGACTTCCTGGCCAAGTTCTCGCGGCTGGTGAACGGGATGGGTCAGAGTCTGGTTCTCAGCTGGACCAAACTGGCCAAGTCCGGCAACGTGAAGGCGGCGGCCGAGACGCTGCAGGCCGTGGAGGCCAAAGTGccgctgctgcttcagctgctggtgCACGAGGACGACGACATCTCGGCCAACATCGTCGGCTTCTGCTACGAGTACCTGCATGTCCTCAAACAGGTGAGGCCGCCAGCTTCACCTGGaccaataaaatgttttcactaaGAAAAACGATGTGAGACGAGCCGGCGATCCGTCGACTGACAGACGCTcatgttcacttcctgtttttgcagCTTCCTCAGCTCACAGACCAGCAGAAGACCAACGTAGAGGTGAGTCTTTATCCCGACGATGCTCTTCATCAATGATCGTCTGTTTGAGGGCTGAACAAGTAAaagctccctcctcctcaccgcAGGCCGTCATGCTCGCCGTCATGAAGAAGCTGACGTACGACGACGAGTACAACTTTGAGAACGAGGTGAGTGCGCTGACTGACGGCTGGCGGCCGCGTGCTCGCTCAGAGCGTGAAGCTGACCTCCGGTCTGTTTGTCAGGGCGAGGACGAGGCCATGTTCGTGGAGTacaggaagcagctgaagaTGCTGCTGGACCGTCTGGCTCAGGTGtctcctgagctgctgctggaggccgtGAGACGAGTCTTCACCAACACCATGCAGTAAGAGAGCGCTTTGTTT from Chaetodon trifascialis isolate fChaTrf1 chromosome 22, fChaTrf1.hap1, whole genome shotgun sequence includes:
- the rpl18a gene encoding large ribosomal subunit protein eL20 is translated as MKASGTLREYKVVGRLLPSAKNPTPPLYRMRIFAPNHVVAKSRFWYFVSQLRKMKKASGETVYCGLVHEKTPQKVKNFGIWLRYDSRSGTHNMYREYRDLTTSGAVTQCYRDMGARHRARAHSIQIMKVQVIAANKCRRPAIKQFHDSKIKFPLPHRVLRRQHKPRFTTKRPNTFY